From the Daucus carota subsp. sativus chromosome 8, DH1 v3.0, whole genome shotgun sequence genome, one window contains:
- the LOC108199726 gene encoding arginyl-tRNA--protein transferase 2: MMKNRASSSGGSGNGNNRGESEVFEVGRRRSSCGYCKSSVRTSITYGLWANSLTVDDYQDLLDRGWRRSGCYLYRPEMDKTCCPQYTIRLKASDFVPSKEQQRVSKQMQRFLDGNFEVKESQKSLDNPYTSNNLSSLVQSSTIASAGQESLKPNTEEKNQDVELLSFLSDQINCAARACIERGEFPLDILLPKPSVKKVSQGKKKLLAEGSEDLLYSSNISFLIKAALVRRDRRHDMKGSGGSKQENEELINTELTSQAIAEKLVTYLNNLADTSGLSARACNGHINFYATTKQARSDEVVDVAMVRKESRGESVDEGSSMKKVSGGTLGKRKRLEIILKRSCFDPKEYELYRKYQINVHNDAPDHVSESSYMKFLVDSPLVYVPSNGDDTVPQCGFGSFHQQYVIDGRLVAVGVIDILPKCLSSKYLFWDPEYASLSLGKYSALQEISCVRENQAHCRSLQYYYMGYYIHSCNKMRYKAAYRPSELLCPLRYLWFPFEIAKPWLDKKRYVILSDLHNLQAVESSTPKLSSSQLEPPHDNSFQEENNDVPFDEDEEMSEVDSEDSEDESDPETNDLALPEFEDPNVGDVLIGLKGSRLRYQDIHHALAPNQRSHLVTKLRMYKEAVGEKLSKQMVLSLG, encoded by the exons atgatgaagaacAGAGCAAGTAGCAGCGGTGGGAGTGGAAATGGAAATAACAGAGGCGAATCGGAGGTTTTCGAAGTCGGTCGACGTCGAAGCTCTTGCGGTTATTGCAAATCTTCAGTTCGTACTAGTATCACTTATG GGTTGTGGGCTAATAGTTTGACAGTCGATGACTATCAAG ATCTTCTTGACAGAGGATGGAGGAGATCTGGCTGCTATCTCTACAGACCTGAGATGGATAAGACCTGCTGCCCGCAATATACTATTCGTTTAAAGGCTAGTGATTTTGTTCCTTCCAAAGAACAACAAAGAGTGTCTAAACAAATGCAAAG ATTCCTAGACGGCAACTTTGAGGTGAAAGAATCACAGAAGAGCTTGGATAACCCATATACTTCAAACAACTTGAGCAGCCTTGTCCAAAGCTCTACAATAGCTTCGGCAGGACAAGAGTCCCTAAAGCCGAACACCGAGGAGAAAAACCAAGATGTAGAACTTTTAAGTTTTTTGTCTGATCAGATTAATTGTGCTGCACGTGCATGTATTGAACGTGGGGAGTTTCCTTTAGATATTTTGTTGCCAAAACCTTCTGTCAAAAAAGTTTCGCAAggtaaaaaaaaactacttGCCGAAGGATCAGAAGATCTTTTATACTCTAGCAACATTTCTTTCCTGATTAAAGCTGCTCTAGTGCGGAGGGATAGAAGGCATGACATGAAAGGATCTGGAGGTAGCAAGCAAGAGAATGAAGAATTGATAAATACAGAACTTACTTCACAAGCAATTGCTGAAAAACTTGTAACTTATTTGAATAATCTAGCTGATACATCTGGTTTATCAGCTAGAGCTTGCAATGGGCACATTAATTTCTATGCTACGACAAAACAAGCTCGTTCAGATGAAGTTGTGGACGTAGCTATGGTCCGGAAAGAGTCCCGCGGCGAGAGTGTAGATGAAGGAAGTTCTATGAAGAAGGTTTCTGGGGGTACACTGGGTAAAAGAAAGAGGCTTGAGATTATATTGAAAAGATCTTGTTTTGATCCTAAAGAATATGAATTGTACAGGAAATACCAGATTAATGTGCATAATGATGCACCAGATCATGTCTCAGAATCTTCTTACATGAAATTTTTGGTTGACAGTCCATTAGTATATGTTCCATCAAATGGTGACGACACTGTTCCTCAATGTGGCTTTGGTTCTTTTCATCAGCAATATGTTATTGATGGCCGACTGGTTGCAGTAGGGGTGATTGATATCCTGCCTAAATGCTTATCGAGCAAATATCTCTTTTGGGATCCAGAATATGCTTCTTTATCGTTGGGAAAGTACTCAGCTCTCCAAGAAATTAGTTGCGTCAGGGAGAATCAAGCCCATTGTAGGAGTCTTCAGTATTATTACATGGGATACTATATCCATTCCTGTAACAAGATGAGATATAAAGCAGCTTACCGTCCATCCGAGCTTCTCTGCCCCCTTCGTTACCT GTGGTTTCCTTTTGAGATTGCAAAGCCATGGCTTGATAAAAAACGTTATGTGATCTTATCTGATCTACACAATTTGCAAGCTGTAGAATCATCAACTCCCAAGTTGAGTTCAAGTCAATTAGAGCCGCCGCATGACAATTCCTTCCAAGAAGAAAACAATGATGTTCCTTTTGATGAGGATGAAGAAATGTCTGAAGTTGATTCTGAAGATTCAGAGGATGAATCTGACCCAGAGACTAATGATTTGGCGTTACCTGAATTTGAAGATCCAAATGTTGGGGATGTTTTAATTGGGTTGAAAGGATCACGCTTGAGATACCAG GATATACACCACGCTTTGGCTCCTAATCAGAGGAGTCACCTGGTAACGAAGTTGCGCATGTACAAGGAGGCTGTTGGTGAAAAACTTTCAAAGCAAATGGTTTTGTCACTAGGGTGA
- the LOC108197595 gene encoding protein EARLY FLOWERING 4, whose translation MTSPHNSLSPAESSMDHADSSHHTPNKRRRGAVPAAAADSFSGEVWRNFTDSFREVQSVLDRNRVLIQQVNENHQSKMHDNMVKNVELIQEINGNITRVKVLYSELSSSFSSVLRNGRDGAGGGNDGEE comes from the coding sequence ATGACATCTCCTCACAACTCTCTCTCGCCCGCTGAATCTTCCATGGATCACGCCGACTCCTCTCACCACACCCCCAACAAGCGCCGCCGCGGCGCCGTCCCCGCCGCCGCCGCCGACTCCTTCTCCGGCGAGGTCTGGAGGAACTTCACCGACAGCTTCCGTGAAGTCCAGTCAGTTCTTGATCGCAACCGCGTCTTGATCCAGCAGGTCAATGAGAACCATCAGTCCAAGATGCACGATAATATGGTGAAGAACGTGGAGTTGATTCAGGAGATTAATGGGAATATCACCAGAGTTAAGGTGCTGTATTCGGAGCTGTCTTCGAGTTTTTCGAGTGTGTTGAGGAATGGTAGGGATGGGGCTGGAGGTGGGAATGATGGGGAGGAGTGA